In a single window of the Amycolatopsis sp. cg5 genome:
- a CDS encoding VOC family protein, with product MPRPVHFEIHATDPERAVEFYTAVFGWKFERWGDVPYWVIDTGEGNGINGGLVPRQGPPPAADAPVHGMVNTIAVDDLDAVIATAEASGGTVALPKQYMPTVGHLAYYKDPDGNIFGILQPDPPADA from the coding sequence ATGCCTCGCCCCGTCCACTTCGAAATCCACGCGACCGACCCCGAGCGGGCCGTCGAGTTCTACACCGCGGTCTTCGGCTGGAAGTTCGAACGCTGGGGTGACGTGCCGTACTGGGTCATCGACACCGGCGAGGGCAACGGCATCAACGGCGGCCTCGTCCCGCGCCAAGGCCCGCCACCGGCCGCCGACGCCCCCGTCCACGGCATGGTCAACACCATCGCCGTCGACGACCTCGACGCCGTCATCGCCACGGCCGAAGCCTCGGGCGGCACGGTCGCGCTGCCCAAGCAGTACATGCCCACCGTCGGCCACCTCGCCTACTACAAGGACCCCGACGGCAACATCTTCGGCATCCTCCAGCCCGACCCACCCGCCGACGCCTGA
- a CDS encoding S28 family serine protease, with protein MVVKKLTTLFAALAAALTLAPVATAAQAPGDIAEALKHIPGLTVVSENPAPAGFRFFQLTFTQPADHRDPRAGTFEQRYTLLHRDVAAPTVAYTSGYNVSTSPSRSEVTQIVNGNQLSMEYRYFSPSRPTKPNWSKQLTIWQAAADEHRAVQALKAIYPGKWLATGASKGGMTATYYRRFFPHDVDATVPYVAPNDVINEHDSYNRFLARVGDDPACRAALKAVQRDVLKRRDEFGALAAREAAEKKYTFTTVGSIDIALELTVIDSYWAFWQYQKQADCATVPAAGSPAEVIYDWYDRVESLITYADQALEGYVPYYYQASVQLGSPESYDGYLQDLIRYPGKNVSSTFVPKSIKMPPFDHFAMPDIDFWVRTQGDRLLYIYGENDPWGAERFSPSLHRDTAVYTVPGGNHGAKIAQLPAAQAADATAMVRRWAGLPPASGALTQALPPAGFPDFDADPMLVQKPRL; from the coding sequence ATGGTGGTCAAGAAACTCACGACGCTGTTCGCCGCACTGGCGGCAGCGCTCACCCTCGCGCCGGTGGCGACCGCCGCGCAGGCGCCGGGTGACATCGCCGAGGCACTCAAGCACATCCCGGGTCTGACCGTCGTGTCGGAGAATCCCGCACCCGCCGGTTTCCGGTTCTTCCAGCTGACCTTCACGCAGCCCGCCGACCACCGCGACCCGCGCGCCGGCACCTTCGAGCAGCGGTACACGCTGCTGCACCGCGACGTCGCCGCGCCGACCGTCGCGTACACCTCGGGCTACAACGTGAGCACGAGCCCGTCGCGGTCCGAGGTGACCCAGATCGTCAACGGGAACCAGCTTTCCATGGAGTACCGCTACTTCTCACCGTCACGCCCGACCAAGCCGAACTGGTCCAAGCAGCTCACGATCTGGCAGGCGGCGGCCGACGAGCACCGCGCCGTCCAGGCGTTGAAGGCCATCTACCCCGGCAAATGGCTGGCGACCGGCGCCAGCAAGGGCGGCATGACGGCGACGTACTACCGCCGCTTCTTCCCCCACGACGTCGACGCCACGGTTCCTTACGTCGCACCGAACGACGTGATCAACGAGCACGACTCGTACAACAGGTTCCTCGCCCGCGTCGGCGACGACCCCGCGTGCCGCGCGGCGCTGAAGGCCGTCCAGCGCGACGTACTCAAGCGCCGCGACGAGTTCGGCGCGCTCGCCGCCCGCGAGGCGGCGGAGAAGAAGTACACCTTCACCACGGTCGGCTCGATCGACATCGCGCTCGAGTTGACGGTCATCGACTCGTACTGGGCGTTCTGGCAGTACCAAAAGCAAGCCGACTGCGCGACGGTCCCGGCGGCGGGCTCCCCCGCCGAGGTGATCTACGACTGGTACGACCGCGTGGAAAGCCTGATCACCTACGCCGACCAGGCGCTCGAAGGCTACGTGCCGTACTACTACCAGGCTTCCGTGCAGCTCGGCAGCCCTGAGTCGTACGACGGCTACCTGCAGGACCTGATCCGCTACCCGGGCAAGAACGTCTCGTCGACCTTCGTGCCGAAGTCGATCAAGATGCCGCCGTTCGACCACTTCGCCATGCCGGACATCGACTTCTGGGTCCGCACCCAGGGCGACCGGCTGCTGTACATCTACGGCGAGAACGACCCTTGGGGCGCCGAGCGGTTCAGCCCGTCACTCCACCGCGACACGGCCGTGTACACGGTCCCCGGCGGCAACCACGGCGCCAAGATCGCGCAGCTCCCCGCCGCCCAGGCGGCCGACGCGACCGCCATGGTCCGCCGCTGGGCCGGTCTCCCACCGGCCTCGGGCGCGCTGACCCAGGCTTTGCCGCCCGCCGGTTTCCCCGATTTCGACGCGGACCCGATGCTGGTTCAGAAGCCCCGCCTCTGA
- a CDS encoding SRPBCC family protein, whose product MKYAEGPTVEAEIEIAAPSAEVWRWVVDIELPSRFSSEFLGADWADGWHGPELGAQFVGRSEHPRIGQWQTTCTLVGYEPERLFSWVVQNPESPAATWRFELEPTDGGTKLKQWARLGPGPSFLLKIIETMPDKEDKIVAGRLTEHRNNMLATLEGIKKLAEG is encoded by the coding sequence ATGAAGTACGCGGAGGGCCCCACCGTCGAAGCCGAAATCGAGATCGCCGCGCCGTCGGCGGAGGTCTGGCGCTGGGTCGTCGACATCGAACTGCCGTCGAGGTTCTCTTCGGAGTTCCTCGGTGCGGACTGGGCGGACGGCTGGCACGGACCGGAACTCGGCGCCCAGTTCGTCGGGCGTAGCGAACACCCGCGGATCGGACAGTGGCAGACCACCTGCACGCTGGTCGGTTACGAGCCGGAGCGACTGTTCTCCTGGGTCGTGCAGAATCCCGAATCCCCGGCCGCCACCTGGCGTTTCGAGCTGGAGCCCACCGACGGCGGCACCAAGCTGAAGCAGTGGGCGCGGCTCGGACCAGGCCCTTCGTTCCTCTTGAAGATCATCGAAACCATGCCGGACAAGGAAGACAAGATCGTCGCCGGCCGCCTCACCGAGCACCGGAACAACATGCTGGCCACGCTCGAAGGCATCAAAAAGCTGGCTGAGGGCTGA